A section of the Rhodobacteraceae bacterium M382 genome encodes:
- the mobB gene encoding molybdopterin-guanine dinucleotide biosynthesis protein B, with the protein MKVYGVTGWKNSGKTGLMERLVAEFCARGYSVSTIKHAHHIFDVDQKGTDSYRHRAAGACEVLLASGRRVALMQELRDAPEPPLAALLARLSPVDLVLVEGYKREAHPKIEAHRGETGNPLIARDDTSIRAVASDAPLDLDRPVFDLNDTGSVADFIQGELGL; encoded by the coding sequence ATGAAGGTTTACGGAGTCACGGGCTGGAAGAACTCGGGCAAAACCGGGTTGATGGAACGGCTGGTGGCGGAATTTTGTGCCCGTGGGTATTCGGTTTCAACCATCAAACACGCCCACCATATCTTTGACGTCGATCAAAAGGGCACCGACAGCTATCGTCACCGTGCTGCCGGGGCCTGCGAAGTCCTGCTGGCGTCGGGTAGGCGGGTGGCATTGATGCAGGAGTTGCGCGATGCGCCTGAACCCCCACTGGCTGCTTTGCTGGCACGTCTGTCCCCGGTCGATCTGGTGCTGGTGGAAGGTTACAAGCGCGAAGCGCACCCCAAAATCGAGGCCCATCGCGGTGAGACAGGCAATCCGTTGATCGCCAGGGATGATACCAGCATTCGGGCGGTGGCCAGTGATGCGCCGCTTGACCTGGACAGGCCGGTGTTTGACCTGAACGATACAGGTTCGGTTGCAGATTTTATTCAGGGTGAATTGGGGCTGTGA
- a CDS encoding formate dehydrogenase accessory sulfurtransferase FdhD gives MGAQLATEDNTAEYLIAPDPGAARLTRAVRGVDHTGAVSQIHVVEERPLTIFLNSQEIVTAMTIGDYPDYLALGFLRNQGMLHDSDVITRVDYDEDLETVVVRTEIETSYEEKLKKKTRTSGCAVGTVFGDMMDGLENIELPATPVRTSWLYALAAKINRTPSLYLEAGAIHGTVLCHRDRPLVYMEDVGRHNAVDKIAGWMLSEKVQAADKILYTTGRLTSEMVIKTAMMGIPVLVSRSGFTAWGVEIAQQLGLTLIGRMRGQRFICLSGEDRLERDVDPGSVAEEDRKTRRKGADG, from the coding sequence ATGGGGGCGCAATTGGCCACAGAAGATAATACGGCAGAGTATCTGATTGCACCCGACCCGGGGGCCGCGCGGTTGACACGTGCGGTGCGGGGGGTGGATCACACCGGCGCGGTCTCACAAATCCATGTGGTCGAAGAGCGCCCGTTGACCATCTTTTTGAATTCACAGGAAATCGTCACGGCAATGACCATTGGCGATTATCCTGATTATCTGGCGCTGGGGTTTCTGCGTAACCAGGGCATGTTGCACGACAGCGATGTGATAACCCGCGTCGACTATGACGAAGATCTGGAAACGGTGGTGGTCCGGACAGAAATCGAAACCTCCTACGAGGAAAAGCTCAAGAAAAAGACCCGAACGTCCGGCTGTGCCGTGGGCACGGTGTTTGGCGACATGATGGATGGACTGGAGAACATAGAACTGCCTGCCACCCCCGTGCGGACCTCGTGGCTTTATGCGCTGGCGGCCAAGATCAACCGCACCCCGTCGCTGTATCTCGAGGCAGGTGCAATCCATGGCACTGTGCTGTGTCATCGCGATCGCCCGCTGGTCTACATGGAAGATGTGGGTCGCCACAATGCGGTCGACAAGATTGCAGGTTGGATGCTGAGCGAGAAGGTGCAGGCGGCGGACAAGATCCTGTATACCACGGGGCGGTTGACGTCGGAAATGGTGATCAAGACTGCGATGATGGGCATCCCGGTTCTGGTGTCACGCTCGGGGTTCACCGCTTGGGGGGTGGAGATCGCCCAACAGCTGGGCCTGACCCTGATCGGCCGCATGCGCGGTCAGCGGTTCATCTGCCTGTCCGGAGAGGACCGGTTGGAGCGCGATGTGGATCCGGGTTCGGTGGCCGAAGAAGACCGCAAGACACGCCGCAAAGGCGCGGATGGTTAG
- the mobA gene encoding molybdenum cofactor guanylyltransferase MobA, whose protein sequence is MTQPLGVILAGGLATRMGGGDKGLLTLGGKSLLAHVVDRLEPQVSGLVLNANGDPARFAGLGFPVVADSIDGFAGPLAGVLAGLDWAAEQGADCIVTAAADTPFFPCDLVVRLQGAAAGMAHPLVLATTPRSGAELKSGGSRRVNRHPTFGLWPVALRDDLRAALADGLRKVVVWTDQHNGREALFPAEPFDPFFNVNTPEDLERAKGLLS, encoded by the coding sequence ATGACACAGCCTTTGGGGGTCATCTTGGCCGGAGGTCTCGCCACGCGAATGGGCGGTGGTGACAAGGGTTTGTTGACCTTGGGTGGCAAAAGCCTGCTGGCACATGTTGTGGACCGGCTGGAACCCCAGGTGTCCGGTCTGGTGCTGAACGCCAATGGCGATCCGGCCCGTTTTGCCGGGCTGGGTTTTCCCGTTGTGGCCGACAGCATCGACGGGTTCGCAGGCCCTCTCGCCGGGGTGTTGGCGGGGCTGGATTGGGCGGCAGAGCAGGGGGCGGACTGCATCGTCACCGCGGCCGCTGACACACCGTTTTTTCCGTGCGATCTGGTGGTGCGCCTACAGGGGGCCGCTGCGGGGATGGCGCATCCTCTGGTTCTGGCCACCACGCCGCGATCTGGGGCAGAGCTGAAATCCGGGGGCAGTCGCAGGGTCAATCGACACCCGACCTTTGGGTTGTGGCCGGTGGCCTTGCGCGATGATCTGCGGGCTGCTTTGGCCGATGGCCTGCGCAAAGTGGTGGTCTGGACCGATCAGCACAACGGGCGCGAGGCGTTGTTTCCTGCCGAGCCGTTTGACCCGTTCTTCAATGTGAACACACCCGAAGATCTGGAGCGGGCCAAGGGGTTATTGTCATGA
- a CDS encoding AzlC family ABC transporter permease, producing the protein MVFTTPKSAFWKGVRDSAPFVLVAGPFGMLFGVLAAEAGLKVIEAMTFSLTVFAGSAQFTALQLMQENVPTVIVLISALAVNLRVAMYSASLTPYLGAAPLWQRACAAYLMVDQSYALSIVQFETEPDMTIQQRMAYFLGTNAVIAPLWYSATLTGALLGSQVPDSWALDFVLPITFLALVAPMMRSGAHVVAALVAIVTALLAAWLPYNLGLIVAGVLGMMAGAQTELMLSRRSFQTERVTK; encoded by the coding sequence ATGGTCTTCACCACTCCCAAATCCGCCTTTTGGAAAGGTGTGCGCGACAGCGCCCCCTTTGTGCTGGTGGCCGGGCCGTTTGGCATGTTGTTCGGTGTCCTGGCTGCCGAGGCCGGGCTCAAGGTGATCGAAGCGATGACCTTTTCGCTGACCGTGTTTGCCGGATCGGCCCAATTCACCGCTCTGCAATTGATGCAGGAGAATGTACCCACTGTGATTGTGTTGATTTCGGCGCTGGCAGTGAATCTGAGGGTGGCGATGTATTCGGCCTCGTTGACGCCGTACCTGGGGGCTGCGCCGCTGTGGCAACGCGCTTGTGCCGCCTATCTGATGGTGGATCAATCCTATGCGCTGTCCATCGTTCAGTTTGAAACCGAACCGGACATGACAATTCAACAGCGGATGGCCTATTTCCTGGGCACCAATGCGGTAATCGCGCCCTTGTGGTATTCGGCGACCCTGACCGGAGCCCTGCTGGGGTCGCAGGTCCCCGACAGCTGGGCGCTGGATTTTGTTTTGCCGATCACCTTTCTGGCCCTGGTCGCCCCGATGATGCGCAGTGGAGCCCATGTGGTTGCCGCGCTGGTGGCCATTGTGACCGCGCTTCTGGCTGCCTGGCTCCCCTATAATCTGGGGCTGATCGTGGCCGGAGTGCTGGGCATGATGGCCGGGGCGCAAACCGAACTGATGCTATCACGTCGGTCATTTCAGACTGAAAGGGTCACCAAATGA